The Streptomyces luteogriseus genome includes a window with the following:
- a CDS encoding response regulator transcription factor: MEDRVRVVIAEDSVLLREGLTRLLTDRGHEVVAGVGDGEALIKTITELDAQGELPDVVVADVRMPPTHTDEGVRAAVQLRKAHPGLGVLVLSQYVEERYATELLAGSSRGVGYLLKDRVAEVREFVDAVVRVAEGGTALDPEVVAQLLGRSRKQDVLAGLTPREREVLGLMAEGRTNSAVARQLVVSDGAVEKHVSNIFLKLGLSPSEGDHRRVLAVLTYLNS; this comes from the coding sequence GTGGAGGACAGGGTGCGGGTGGTCATCGCCGAGGATTCGGTGCTGCTCAGAGAGGGCCTGACCCGGTTGCTGACCGACCGTGGGCACGAGGTGGTCGCCGGTGTGGGTGACGGCGAGGCACTGATCAAGACCATCACGGAGCTGGACGCGCAGGGTGAGCTGCCGGACGTGGTCGTGGCGGACGTGCGGATGCCGCCGACCCACACGGACGAGGGAGTGCGGGCGGCGGTGCAGCTGCGCAAGGCGCACCCGGGACTCGGGGTGCTGGTGCTGTCGCAGTATGTGGAGGAGCGCTACGCCACCGAGCTGCTCGCCGGGTCCAGCCGGGGGGTCGGCTACCTGCTGAAGGACCGGGTGGCCGAGGTGCGGGAGTTCGTGGACGCGGTGGTGCGGGTGGCCGAGGGCGGTACGGCGCTCGACCCGGAGGTGGTCGCGCAGCTGCTGGGCCGCAGCCGTAAGCAGGACGTGCTGGCGGGGCTCACCCCGAGGGAGCGGGAGGTGCTGGGGCTGATGGCCGAGGGACGGACGAACTCGGCGGTCGCGCGGCAGCTCGTGGTCAGCGACGGGGCGGTCGAGAAGCACGTCAGCAACATCTTCCTGAAATTGGGGCTGTCGCCGAGCGAGGGCGACCACCGCAGGGTGCTGGCCGTGTTGACGTACCTCAACTCCTGA
- a CDS encoding 2-oxoacid:acceptor oxidoreductase subunit alpha, whose translation MTSQVSSPAEQADGAVVGEQRKAAGAKDVRRLDRVIIRFAGDSGDGMQLTGDRFTSETASFGNDLSTLPNFPAEIRAPAGTLPGVSSFQLHFADHDILTPGDAPNVLVAMNPAALKANIGDLPRGAEVIVNTDEFTKRAMQKVGYETSPLEDGSLDGYQVHPVPLTTLTVEALKEFDLSRKEAERSKNMFALGLLSWMYHRPTEGTEKFLKSKFAKKPDIAAANIAAFRAGWNFGETTEDFAVSYEVAPAATAFPPGVYRNISGNLALSYGLVAASRQADLPLYLGSYPITPASDILHELSKHKNFGVRTFQAEDEIAGIGAALGAAFGGSLAVTTTSGPGVALKSETIGLAVSLELPLLVVDIQRGGPSTGLPTKTEQADLLQAMYGRNGEAPVPVVAPRTPADCFDAALEAARIALTYRTPVFLLSDGYLANGSEPWRIPDIEELPDLRVQFAQGPNHTLDDGTEVFWPYKRDPQTLARPWAIPGTPGLEHRIGGIEKQDGTGNISYDPANHDFMVRTRQAKIDGIDVPDVEVDDPHGARTLVLGWGSTYGPITAAVRRLRRAGESVAQAHLRHLNPFPRNLGSVLERYDKVVIPEMNLGQLAMLIRAKYLVDAHSYTQVNGMPFKAEQLAAALKEAIDG comes from the coding sequence GTGACCAGCCAGGTCAGTAGCCCAGCGGAGCAGGCCGACGGAGCAGTCGTAGGGGAGCAGCGCAAAGCGGCGGGCGCGAAGGATGTCCGTCGCCTCGACCGGGTGATCATCAGGTTCGCGGGGGACTCGGGTGACGGTATGCAGCTCACCGGTGACCGTTTCACCTCGGAGACCGCGTCGTTCGGCAACGACCTGTCGACCCTGCCGAACTTCCCGGCCGAGATCAGGGCACCCGCCGGAACCCTGCCGGGTGTGTCGTCCTTCCAGTTGCACTTCGCCGACCACGACATCCTCACCCCCGGTGACGCGCCGAACGTGCTGGTGGCGATGAACCCGGCCGCGCTGAAGGCCAACATCGGCGACCTGCCGCGCGGCGCCGAGGTGATCGTCAACACGGACGAGTTCACCAAGCGGGCGATGCAGAAGGTCGGCTACGAGACGTCCCCGCTGGAGGACGGGTCGCTGGACGGCTACCAGGTGCACCCCGTGCCGCTGACCACGCTCACGGTCGAGGCGCTGAAGGAGTTCGATCTCAGCCGCAAGGAGGCCGAGCGCAGCAAGAACATGTTCGCGCTGGGCCTGCTGAGCTGGATGTACCACCGGCCCACCGAGGGCACGGAGAAGTTCCTGAAGTCGAAGTTCGCGAAGAAGCCCGACATCGCGGCGGCCAACATCGCGGCGTTCCGGGCCGGCTGGAACTTCGGCGAGACGACGGAGGACTTCGCCGTCTCCTACGAGGTCGCCCCGGCGGCCACGGCGTTCCCGCCGGGTGTCTACCGCAACATCTCCGGCAACCTCGCCCTGTCGTACGGGCTGGTCGCGGCGAGCCGGCAGGCGGATCTGCCGCTGTATCTGGGGTCGTACCCGATCACTCCGGCGTCGGACATCCTGCACGAGCTGAGCAAACACAAGAACTTCGGCGTGCGTACCTTCCAGGCGGAGGACGAGATCGCAGGCATCGGGGCCGCGCTGGGCGCGGCCTTCGGTGGTTCGCTGGCCGTGACCACGACGAGCGGCCCGGGTGTGGCGCTGAAGTCGGAGACGATCGGTCTCGCGGTCTCCCTGGAGCTGCCGCTGCTGGTCGTGGACATCCAGCGCGGCGGCCCGTCGACCGGTCTGCCCACCAAGACCGAGCAGGCGGACCTGCTGCAGGCGATGTACGGGCGCAACGGCGAGGCGCCGGTGCCGGTGGTCGCGCCGCGCACTCCGGCGGACTGCTTCGACGCCGCGCTGGAGGCGGCGCGGATCGCGCTGACGTACCGCACGCCGGTGTTCCTGCTGTCCGACGGCTACCTGGCCAACGGCTCCGAGCCCTGGCGGATCCCCGACATCGAGGAACTGCCGGACCTGCGGGTGCAGTTCGCGCAGGGGCCGAACCACACGCTCGACGACGGCACCGAGGTGTTCTGGCCGTACAAGCGGGACCCGCAGACGCTGGCCCGCCCGTGGGCGATCCCGGGCACGCCGGGTCTGGAGCACCGGATCGGCGGCATCGAGAAGCAGGACGGCACGGGCAACATCTCCTACGACCCGGCCAACCACGACTTCATGGTGCGCACCCGGCAGGCGAAGATCGACGGCATCGACGTGCCGGACGTCGAGGTGGACGACCCGCACGGGGCGAGAACGCTGGTCCTGGGCTGGGGCTCGACGTACGGGCCGATCACGGCGGCCGTGCGGCGGCTGCGCAGAGCCGGGGAGTCCGTCGCGCAGGCGCATCTGCGTCATCTCAACCCCTTCCCGCGGAATCTGGGCTCTGTGCTGGAGCGTTACGACAAGGTGGTGATCCCCGAGATGAACCTCGGGCAGCTCGCCATGCTCATCCGGGCGAAGTACCTGGTCGACGCCCACTCGTACACCCAGGTCAACGGCATGCCGTTCAAGGCGGAGCAGCTCGCCGCGGCTCTGAAGGAGGCCATCGATGGCTGA
- a CDS encoding 2-oxoacid:ferredoxin oxidoreductase subunit beta — protein sequence MAETSTHGTGTIEALSLVPKAEGKQSMKDFKSDQEVRWCPGCGDYAILAAVQGFMPELGLAKENIVFVSGIGCSSRFPYYMNTYGMHSIHGRAPAIATGLASSRRDLSVWVVTGDGDALSIGGNHLIHALRRNVNLKILLFNNRIYGLTKGQYSPTSEVGKITKSTPMGSLDAPFNPVSLAIGAEASFVARTVDSDRKHLTEVLRQAAAHQGTALIEIYQNCNIFNDGAFDALKDKQQAEEAVIRLEHGKPIRFGADQAKGVVRDPLTGDLKVVAVTPENEDQVLVHDAHSPSPTTAFALSRLADPDTLHHTPIGVLRSVERSVYDTQMADQLDTAIEQHGKGDLGALLAGGDTWTVVG from the coding sequence ATGGCTGAGACGTCCACGCACGGCACGGGCACCATCGAGGCGCTTTCCCTCGTCCCCAAGGCCGAGGGCAAGCAGTCGATGAAGGACTTCAAGTCCGACCAGGAAGTGCGCTGGTGCCCCGGCTGCGGCGACTACGCCATCCTCGCCGCGGTGCAGGGCTTCATGCCCGAGCTGGGGCTGGCGAAGGAGAACATCGTCTTCGTCTCGGGCATCGGCTGCTCCTCCCGCTTCCCGTACTACATGAACACGTACGGGATGCACTCCATCCACGGCCGCGCCCCCGCCATCGCCACGGGTCTGGCGAGCTCCCGCCGGGATCTGTCGGTATGGGTCGTCACGGGTGACGGCGACGCGCTGTCCATCGGCGGCAACCACCTGATCCACGCGCTGCGCCGCAACGTCAACCTCAAGATCCTGCTGTTCAACAACCGGATCTACGGTCTGACCAAGGGCCAGTACTCGCCGACCTCCGAGGTCGGGAAGATCACCAAGTCGACGCCGATGGGCTCGCTGGACGCGCCCTTCAACCCGGTGTCGCTGGCGATCGGCGCGGAGGCGTCGTTCGTGGCGCGGACGGTGGACTCCGACCGCAAGCACCTGACGGAGGTGCTGCGCCAGGCCGCCGCCCACCAGGGCACGGCGCTGATCGAGATCTACCAGAACTGCAACATCTTCAACGACGGCGCCTTCGACGCCCTGAAGGACAAGCAGCAGGCCGAGGAGGCCGTGATCCGGCTGGAGCACGGCAAGCCGATCCGGTTCGGCGCCGACCAGGCCAAGGGTGTCGTCCGGGATCCGCTGACCGGTGATCTGAAGGTGGTGGCGGTGACGCCGGAGAACGAGGACCAGGTGCTCGTCCACGACGCGCACTCACCGTCCCCGACCACGGCGTTCGCGCTGTCCCGCCTGGCCGACCCGGACACCCTGCACCACACGCCGATCGGGGTCCTGCGCTCGGTCGAGCGGTCCGTCTACGACACGCAGATGGCCGACCAGCTGGACACCGCGATCGAGCAGCACGGCAAGGGCGACCTGGGCGCGCTGCTGGCGGGCGGCGACACGTGGACGGTCGTGGGCTGA
- a CDS encoding winged helix-turn-helix transcriptional regulator: MAVSENEALCPYRLVLEHVTSRWGVLVLIELLDRPYRFSELRRAIGAYVGRGVSEKMLTQTLQTLERDGLVHRDAKAVIPPRVDYSLTGLGREAAEQVKALAAWTHQRMDDVEQARQAYDEARAAS, encoded by the coding sequence ATGGCGGTAAGTGAGAACGAAGCCCTGTGCCCGTACCGGCTGGTCCTGGAGCACGTGACCAGCCGCTGGGGCGTGCTCGTCCTGATCGAGCTCCTGGACCGGCCCTACCGGTTCAGCGAGCTGCGCCGGGCGATCGGCGCGTACGTCGGCCGGGGCGTCAGCGAGAAGATGCTCACGCAGACCCTCCAGACCCTGGAGCGCGACGGACTCGTCCATCGCGACGCCAAGGCCGTCATCCCGCCGCGCGTCGACTACTCCCTCACCGGCCTCGGCCGCGAGGCCGCCGAGCAGGTGAAGGCCCTCGCCGCCTGGACGCACCAGCGCATGGACGACGTGGAACAGGCCCGCCAGGCGTACGACGAGGCCCGGGCCGCCTCGTAG
- a CDS encoding SDR family oxidoreductase, with the protein MSIVVTGATGQLGRHVVEQLLEKVPAGQITAVVRNAEKTADLADRGVKIALADYNDPASFDGLFSAGDKVLLVSGNEFDKGRVQQHKVVIDAAKAAGVALLAYTSAPGTLTAALADDHRGTEEILLDSGVPYALLRNGWYHENYTENLAPVLEHNAVVAAAGEGRVSSASRADYAAAAVAVLTGEGHENKTYELGGDTSWSFAEYAAELSRQTGKEIAYNAVPAEALVGILTGAGLPEPFARILAGVDASIEKGELVVDTGDLSRLTGRPTTPFAEAIAAALKG; encoded by the coding sequence ATGAGCATCGTCGTCACCGGCGCCACCGGACAGCTCGGCCGCCACGTCGTGGAGCAGTTGCTGGAGAAGGTGCCCGCCGGGCAGATCACCGCGGTCGTACGCAATGCGGAGAAGACCGCCGACCTCGCGGACCGGGGCGTGAAGATCGCCCTCGCCGACTACAACGACCCCGCCTCCTTCGACGGGCTGTTCTCCGCCGGCGACAAGGTGCTGCTCGTCTCCGGCAACGAGTTCGACAAGGGCCGGGTGCAGCAGCACAAGGTCGTCATCGACGCCGCCAAGGCCGCCGGTGTCGCCCTGCTCGCCTACACCAGCGCCCCCGGCACCCTGACCGCCGCGCTCGCCGACGACCACCGCGGCACCGAGGAGATCCTGCTGGACTCCGGTGTGCCCTACGCGCTGCTGCGCAACGGCTGGTACCACGAGAACTACACCGAGAACCTCGCCCCGGTGCTGGAGCACAACGCGGTCGTCGCCGCCGCCGGTGAGGGCAGGGTCTCCTCCGCCTCCCGCGCCGACTACGCCGCTGCCGCCGTCGCCGTGCTCACCGGTGAGGGGCACGAGAACAAGACGTACGAGCTGGGCGGCGACACCTCCTGGAGCTTCGCCGAGTACGCGGCCGAGCTGAGCCGGCAGACCGGCAAGGAGATCGCGTACAACGCCGTCCCCGCCGAAGCCCTCGTGGGCATCCTGACCGGCGCGGGCCTGCCCGAGCCGTTCGCCCGGATCCTCGCGGGTGTCGACGCCTCCATCGAGAAGGGCGAGCTGGTCGTCGACACCGGCGACCTGTCCCGCCTCACCGGCCGCCCCACCACCCCGTTCGCCGAGGCCATCGCCGCCGCGCTCAAGGGCTGA
- the rarD gene encoding EamA family transporter RarD: MTGKPRGERHIGLLNGFAAYGMWGLVPLFWPLLKPAGAVEILAHRMVWSLVFVGAALLVLRRWAWAGELLRQPRKLALITVAAAVITVNWGLYIWAVNSGHVVEASLGYFINPLVTIAMGVLLLKERLRPVQWAAVGTGCAAVVVLTIGYGRPPWISLCLAFSFATYGLVKKKVGLGGIESLAAETAIQFLPALAFLVWLSARGGSTFTGEGAGHAALLASAGIVTALPLVCFGAAAIRVPLSTIGLLQYSTPVLQFLLGIFYFHEEMPPERWAGFALVWLALTLLTWDALRAARRASRTLTSEINVPSTTRATGTVSAARNAESVASGPDPVDARP; the protein is encoded by the coding sequence GTGACCGGCAAGCCGAGGGGTGAGCGGCACATAGGACTGCTGAACGGCTTCGCGGCCTACGGGATGTGGGGGCTCGTCCCCCTGTTCTGGCCCCTGCTGAAGCCGGCCGGCGCGGTCGAGATCCTGGCCCACCGGATGGTGTGGTCGCTGGTCTTCGTGGGCGCCGCCCTGCTGGTGCTGCGCCGCTGGGCCTGGGCCGGCGAGTTGCTGCGGCAGCCCCGCAAGCTGGCGCTGATCACGGTCGCCGCGGCGGTCATCACCGTCAACTGGGGCCTGTACATCTGGGCCGTGAACTCCGGGCACGTGGTCGAGGCCTCGCTCGGGTACTTCATCAACCCGCTGGTCACCATCGCGATGGGCGTGCTGCTGCTGAAGGAGCGGCTGCGGCCGGTGCAGTGGGCGGCGGTCGGGACCGGCTGCGCGGCGGTCGTCGTGCTGACCATCGGCTACGGCCGGCCCCCGTGGATCTCGCTCTGCCTCGCGTTCTCCTTCGCCACCTACGGGCTGGTGAAGAAGAAGGTGGGCCTCGGCGGCATCGAGTCGCTGGCCGCCGAGACCGCGATCCAGTTCCTGCCCGCCCTCGCCTTCCTGGTGTGGCTCTCCGCGCGGGGCGGCTCCACCTTCACCGGCGAGGGCGCGGGACACGCGGCGCTGCTCGCCTCGGCCGGCATCGTCACCGCGCTCCCCCTGGTCTGCTTCGGCGCGGCCGCGATCCGCGTGCCGCTGTCCACCATCGGCCTGCTCCAGTACTCGACGCCGGTCCTGCAGTTCCTGCTCGGCATCTTCTACTTCCACGAGGAGATGCCGCCGGAGCGCTGGGCCGGGTTCGCGCTGGTGTGGCTGGCGTTGACGCTGCTCACCTGGGACGCCTTGCGCGCCGCCCGCCGGGCCTCCCGGACGCTGACCAGCGAGATCAATGTGCCCAGCACCACCAGGGCGACCGGCACGGTCAGTGCCGCACGGAACGCCGAGAGCGTGGCCTCCGGGCCGGACCCGGTGGACGCCAGGCCGTAG
- a CDS encoding winged helix-turn-helix transcriptional regulator, whose translation MEEGTSKSPSHCASTVDHGGADPFQWDTREDCQVRQILDRIADKWSLLVIALLDNRRLRFTELRREIDGVSQRMLTVTLRSLERDGLVKRTVHPVVPPRVEYELTSLGRTLHTTIQSLVTWTEAHREEIAQARSAYDTRAAQAAEATAP comes from the coding sequence ATGGAAGAAGGTACTTCGAAGTCACCGAGTCACTGCGCGAGCACCGTGGACCACGGCGGCGCCGATCCCTTCCAGTGGGACACCCGCGAGGACTGCCAGGTCCGGCAGATCCTCGACCGGATCGCCGACAAGTGGTCGCTGCTGGTCATCGCACTGCTGGACAACCGGCGGCTGCGCTTCACCGAACTGCGCCGGGAGATCGACGGGGTCAGCCAGCGGATGCTGACGGTGACCCTGCGCTCGCTGGAGCGGGACGGGCTGGTGAAGCGGACGGTGCACCCGGTGGTTCCGCCGCGGGTGGAGTACGAACTCACCTCCCTCGGCAGGACGCTGCACACCACCATCCAGTCCCTGGTGACCTGGACGGAGGCGCACCGGGAGGAGATCGCGCAGGCCCGGTCCGCGTACGACACCCGTGCGGCCCAGGCCGCGGAGGCTACGGCTCCGTAG
- a CDS encoding CGNR zinc finger domain-containing protein produces MVSGQGKPYRFDPGTLCLELTVTGGPGAFARWEVLHEPADLVTWAGRSRLPDGLDLTVTAAELERARTLRDAVFLLAADRAHGRPLRAAQLDVVNAAAATPPLVARITPDGTRAWAPGATGTQLLATVARDAIDLFTGPHADRVRECGAHTCHLLFVDTSRPGRRRWCAMEHCGNREKVRAHRARHAATEP; encoded by the coding sequence CTGGTCTCGGGCCAGGGCAAGCCCTACCGCTTCGACCCCGGCACCCTGTGCCTGGAACTGACGGTGACGGGCGGCCCCGGGGCCTTCGCCCGCTGGGAAGTGCTGCACGAACCCGCCGACCTGGTCACCTGGGCCGGGCGCAGCCGGCTGCCGGACGGACTGGACCTCACCGTCACCGCCGCGGAGCTGGAACGGGCTCGCACCCTGCGCGACGCGGTGTTCCTGCTCGCCGCCGACCGCGCCCACGGGCGCCCCCTGCGAGCCGCACAGCTGGACGTCGTCAACGCGGCCGCCGCCACGCCCCCGCTCGTCGCCCGCATCACGCCCGACGGCACCCGCGCCTGGGCCCCGGGCGCCACCGGCACCCAGCTGCTCGCGACCGTCGCCCGCGACGCGATCGACCTGTTCACCGGGCCCCACGCCGACCGCGTCCGCGAATGCGGCGCCCACACCTGCCACCTGCTCTTCGTCGACACCTCCCGCCCGGGCCGCCGCCGCTGGTGCGCGATGGAGCACTGCGGGAACCGCGAGAAGGTCCGGGCGCACCGCGCCCGCCACGCCGCTACGGAGCCGTAG
- a CDS encoding VOC family protein yields the protein MTQTPASPTPVHWKLVIDANDPHAQADFWAAALHYEVEDNSALIGKLLGFGALPEEATVEFHGRRAFRDLIAVRHPEDPYEEESGTGLGRRLLFQRVPEAKSVKNRLHLDLHPGGGRRDEEVARLEGLGASALRRVKEQGGEWVVMADPEGNEFCVQ from the coding sequence ATGACGCAGACACCCGCATCACCGACGCCCGTGCACTGGAAACTCGTCATCGACGCGAACGACCCGCATGCCCAGGCCGACTTCTGGGCCGCCGCCCTGCACTACGAGGTCGAGGACAACAGCGCCCTGATCGGGAAGCTGCTCGGCTTCGGCGCCCTGCCGGAGGAGGCCACGGTCGAGTTCCACGGCCGACGCGCCTTCCGCGACCTGATCGCGGTACGGCACCCCGAGGATCCCTACGAGGAGGAGAGCGGGACCGGGCTGGGGCGGCGGCTGCTGTTCCAGCGGGTGCCGGAGGCGAAGAGCGTCAAGAACCGGCTGCATCTCGATCTGCACCCGGGCGGAGGGCGCCGGGACGAGGAGGTCGCACGGCTGGAAGGGCTCGGGGCCAGTGCGCTGCGGCGGGTGAAGGAGCAGGGCGGCGAATGGGTCGTGATGGCCGATCCGGAGGGGAACGAGTTCTGCGTGCAGTGA
- a CDS encoding M28 family metallopeptidase: MKLSVSARAVAAGGMATAMLLTGGAVADAASSAPSRAAAAPDIPVANVRTHLSQLQSIATANGGNRAHGRAGYKASLDYVKAKLDAAGYTTVIQQFTASGRTGYNLIADWPGGDANQVVMAGSHLDSVSSGAGINDNGSGSAAVLETALAVSRAQYKPTKHLRFAWWGAEELGMVGSRYYVNRLATGDRSRISAYLNFDMIGSPNPGYFVYDDDPAIEKTFKDYFGGIGVPTEIETEGDGRSDHAPFKSAGVPVGGLFTGASRTMSSAQAAKWGGTAGRAFDRCYHSSCDTTANINDTALNRNSDALAYAVWELSQ; encoded by the coding sequence ATGAAGCTCTCCGTTTCCGCGCGCGCCGTCGCCGCGGGCGGCATGGCAACAGCCATGCTCCTGACCGGCGGTGCCGTGGCCGACGCCGCGTCGTCCGCTCCCTCCAGAGCGGCCGCCGCGCCGGACATACCCGTGGCGAACGTCAGGACCCACCTGTCCCAGCTGCAGTCCATAGCCACCGCCAACGGCGGCAACCGGGCGCACGGCAGGGCCGGTTACAAGGCCTCGCTCGACTACGTGAAGGCCAAGCTGGACGCCGCCGGGTACACCACCGTGATCCAGCAGTTCACCGCGTCCGGCCGCACCGGCTACAACCTGATCGCCGACTGGCCGGGCGGCGACGCGAACCAGGTCGTGATGGCCGGCTCGCACCTCGACAGCGTCTCCTCTGGGGCCGGGATCAACGACAACGGCTCCGGCTCGGCCGCCGTCCTCGAGACCGCCCTCGCCGTGTCCCGGGCGCAGTACAAGCCCACCAAGCACCTGCGGTTCGCCTGGTGGGGCGCGGAGGAGCTCGGCATGGTCGGCTCCCGCTACTACGTCAACCGGCTGGCCACCGGCGACCGTTCGAGGATCAGCGCCTACCTGAACTTCGACATGATCGGCTCCCCGAACCCCGGCTACTTCGTCTACGACGACGACCCAGCGATCGAGAAGACGTTCAAGGACTACTTCGGCGGCATCGGCGTCCCCACCGAGATCGAGACCGAAGGCGACGGCCGCTCCGACCACGCGCCCTTCAAGAGCGCGGGCGTGCCGGTGGGCGGCCTGTTCACCGGGGCGAGCCGGACGATGTCGTCGGCTCAGGCGGCCAAGTGGGGCGGTACGGCGGGGCGGGCCTTCGACCGCTGCTACCACTCCTCCTGCGACACCACCGCCAACATCAACGACACCGCCCTGAACCGCAACAGTGACGCCCTCGCGTACGCGGTGTGGGAGCTGTCGCAGTAG
- a CDS encoding tetratricopeptide repeat protein: MSRLSREKKREHKQAAHAATPAAPIDVHVPGPGTDVGGGAGGVSDGASVGGVPVFAAPGEEIQRAVLNRLHQIALATGHPVLATIRDERIGYVVPLQVDPDGSSHFTAEPVATTPPEHQQAHGDALSTPEQQHTPGGGDPTRRPEPEPGLESRHPGGDRATHVLRPARESGQGSAPTFPLRAVPEPQPAGEPVPTFELRAVPESADPAPQDTPPAPGAVTPPGTVAPPTGAFGPPPPMDARPLPVLETPPAPRPAPVPDPALIAADPDPKPTPPRGFDAVAEAVLGDEPLTAPGDPAAPALLAEPVARINEAVKEGRIETADGLAQQTVAQASGTLGPEHPEVLRLRELTAYIAYLAGDPLRACRLSLDLAGARRRAGDAEAAYGNVESAATAWRAVRDPAPGLELGRELIGLWTELAAEGGPAAEEVERLESARARMGRLTERAARNP, translated from the coding sequence ATGTCGCGACTCAGCCGCGAGAAGAAGCGGGAACACAAGCAGGCCGCACACGCGGCGACCCCGGCGGCGCCGATCGACGTCCATGTCCCCGGGCCCGGAACGGACGTGGGAGGGGGAGCCGGCGGGGTGTCCGACGGTGCCTCCGTCGGTGGCGTCCCGGTCTTCGCGGCCCCCGGTGAGGAGATCCAGCGGGCCGTCCTGAACCGCCTCCACCAGATCGCCCTCGCCACCGGCCACCCCGTCCTCGCCACGATCCGCGACGAGCGCATCGGCTACGTCGTCCCGCTCCAGGTCGACCCGGACGGCTCCAGCCACTTCACGGCCGAGCCCGTCGCCACGACCCCGCCGGAGCACCAGCAGGCCCACGGCGACGCCCTGTCGACGCCGGAGCAGCAGCACACCCCGGGCGGCGGCGACCCGACTCGGCGGCCCGAGCCCGAGCCCGGTCTCGAGTCCCGGCACCCAGGCGGCGACCGGGCCACGCACGTGCTGCGTCCCGCCCGGGAGTCCGGCCAGGGCTCGGCCCCGACGTTCCCGCTGCGGGCCGTGCCCGAGCCGCAGCCGGCCGGTGAACCCGTGCCGACGTTCGAGCTGCGCGCCGTACCGGAGTCGGCGGACCCCGCGCCGCAGGACACGCCGCCGGCCCCGGGCGCGGTGACGCCGCCCGGCACCGTCGCGCCGCCCACCGGCGCGTTCGGCCCGCCTCCGCCCATGGACGCGAGGCCGCTGCCCGTCCTCGAAACACCCCCGGCTCCGCGACCCGCACCGGTCCCCGACCCGGCCCTGATCGCCGCCGATCCCGACCCCAAGCCGACCCCTCCGCGCGGCTTCGACGCCGTCGCGGAGGCCGTGCTCGGGGACGAGCCCCTCACCGCCCCGGGCGACCCCGCCGCGCCCGCGCTCCTCGCCGAGCCGGTCGCGCGGATCAACGAGGCGGTGAAGGAGGGCAGGATCGAGACCGCCGACGGGCTGGCGCAGCAGACCGTCGCGCAGGCGTCGGGGACGCTGGGGCCGGAGCACCCCGAGGTGCTCCGGCTGCGCGAACTCACCGCGTACATCGCCTACTTGGCGGGCGACCCGCTCCGCGCCTGCCGGCTGTCGCTCGACCTGGCCGGTGCCCGGCGCCGGGCCGGCGACGCGGAGGCCGCCTACGGCAACGTGGAGAGCGCGGCCACCGCCTGGCGGGCGGTGCGTGACCCGGCGCCGGGGCTGGAGCTGGGGCGCGAGCTGATCGGACTGTGGACGGAGCTCGCCGCCGAGGGCGGCCCGGCCGCCGAGGAGGTCGAGCGGCTGGAGTCGGCCCGTGCCCGCATGGGCCGCCTTACCGAACGCGCCGCCCGCAACCCGTAG
- a CDS encoding DUF6668 family protein, with translation MHTGMRQGPEIWLRGPVTTPEPVPPEPAHAHAAARRFSWVGTHGGAGVTTLAAVYGGHDCGRSWPGPGDPPSVLLVARTHAAGLDTVAGAVEIFRRGRAPQGLDLDAVVLVADAPGRLPRPLAQRVRALESVIDVYRVPWVPSWRLGEPGPPPRETVALARLTGAAR, from the coding sequence ATGCACACAGGCATGCGACAGGGACCGGAGATCTGGCTGCGCGGCCCGGTGACCACCCCGGAGCCGGTGCCGCCGGAGCCCGCGCACGCCCATGCCGCGGCACGGCGCTTCTCCTGGGTCGGCACGCACGGCGGCGCGGGCGTCACCACGCTCGCCGCGGTCTACGGCGGCCACGACTGCGGCCGGTCCTGGCCCGGGCCCGGTGATCCCCCGTCGGTGCTGCTGGTCGCGCGGACGCACGCGGCCGGGCTGGACACGGTCGCCGGGGCGGTGGAGATCTTCCGGCGCGGCCGGGCTCCGCAGGGGCTCGACCTGGACGCCGTCGTCCTCGTGGCGGACGCCCCGGGACGGCTGCCGCGCCCGCTCGCCCAGCGGGTCAGGGCGCTGGAGTCGGTCATCGACGTGTACCGCGTGCCGTGGGTGCCGTCCTGGCGGCTCGGCGAGCCGGGCCCCCCACCGCGTGAGACGGTGGCCCTGGCCCGGCTGACGGGAGCGGCACGCTGA